The proteins below are encoded in one region of Rhizobacter sp.:
- a CDS encoding alpha/beta hydrolase, with protein MTDTAYVARRASRSEFLPIRGLKYHLRHWGDPKTVSPERPPLVMMHGWMDVGASFQFVVDALSDDRYVVAADWRGFGLTETPNEDSYWFADYLGDLDGIVDAVLKPFPGLEQIDLVGHSMGGNVVMLYGGVRPARIRRLVNLEGFGMPATVPKMAPKRYAMWLDELKQPVEIRPYASQAAVAARLQKTNPLLPADRAHWLAGHWSKQDGNGQWQILGDPAHKRSNPLLYQRDEVMACWAQISAPLLWVEGDQTDAGKWWNGRYTKDEFHERLKVVPSPVTKAVLSPAGHMLHHDQPEALARHLEAFLAG; from the coding sequence ATGACCGATACCGCCTATGTGGCGCGGCGTGCGAGCCGCAGCGAGTTCCTCCCCATCCGGGGCCTGAAGTACCACCTGCGCCACTGGGGCGACCCCAAGACCGTGAGCCCCGAGCGCCCGCCGCTGGTGATGATGCACGGTTGGATGGACGTGGGCGCCTCGTTCCAGTTCGTGGTCGATGCCCTCTCGGACGACCGCTACGTGGTCGCCGCCGACTGGCGCGGCTTCGGCCTCACCGAAACGCCGAACGAAGACAGCTACTGGTTCGCCGACTACCTGGGCGACCTGGACGGCATCGTCGACGCGGTGCTCAAGCCTTTCCCCGGGCTGGAGCAGATCGACCTCGTGGGGCACAGCATGGGCGGCAACGTGGTGATGCTCTACGGCGGCGTGCGGCCGGCGCGCATCCGCCGGCTGGTCAACCTCGAAGGCTTCGGCATGCCAGCCACCGTGCCCAAGATGGCGCCCAAGCGCTATGCGATGTGGCTCGACGAGCTGAAGCAGCCGGTCGAGATCCGCCCCTATGCCAGCCAGGCGGCGGTGGCGGCTCGCCTGCAGAAGACCAACCCGCTGCTGCCCGCCGACCGCGCCCACTGGCTGGCCGGCCACTGGTCGAAGCAGGATGGGAACGGCCAGTGGCAGATCCTCGGCGACCCGGCGCACAAGCGCAGCAACCCGCTGCTGTATCAGCGCGACGAGGTCATGGCCTGCTGGGCGCAGATCAGCGCGCCGCTCTTGTGGGTGGAAGGCGATCAGACGGACGCCGGCAAGTGGTGGAACGGCCGCTACACGAAGGACGAGTTCCACGAGCGCCTGAAAGTCGTGCCTTCGCCCGTCACCAAGGCCGTGCTCTCGCCCGCCGGCCACATGCTCCACCACGACCAACCCGAGGCATTGGCCCGCCACCTGGAGGCCTTCCTGGCGGGGTGA
- the prfB gene encoding peptide chain release factor 2 (programmed frameshift) translates to MDVEHINAIGNSLADLSKRTVDLRGYLDYDRKALRLNEVNAALENPKVWDDPKRAQELGREKRTLETVVETINHLTTNLADNSELYDMAKEEGDEGSLQAIEAETAKLEETVKQLEFRRMFNNPADPSNCFIDIQAGAGGTEACDWASMLLRQYLKYCERKGFKTTMEDETPGDIAGIKSATIKVEGDYAFGLLRTETGVHRLVRKSPFDSAGGRHTSFASLFVYPEVDDSIEIEINPSDVRTDTFRASGAGGQHINKTDSAVRLTHIPTGIVVQCQDGRSQHSNRDVAWKRLRSRLYDHEMRKRMEEQQKLEDGKTDVGWGHQIRSYVLDQSRIKDLRTNVEISNTQKVLDGDLDAFIEASLKQGV, encoded by the exons ATGGACGTCGAACACATCAATGCCATTGGCAACTCCCTGGCCGACCTGAGCAAACGCACGGTCGACCTTCGGGGGTATCTT GACTACGACCGCAAAGCACTGCGGCTGAACGAAGTCAACGCCGCGCTGGAGAACCCCAAGGTCTGGGACGACCCCAAGCGCGCGCAGGAGCTGGGGCGCGAGAAGCGCACGCTGGAGACGGTGGTCGAGACGATCAACCACCTGACCACCAACCTGGCCGACAACTCCGAGCTGTACGACATGGCCAAGGAAGAGGGCGACGAAGGCTCGCTCCAGGCCATCGAAGCCGAGACGGCCAAGCTCGAAGAGACCGTCAAGCAGCTCGAATTCCGCCGGATGTTCAACAACCCTGCCGACCCGAGCAACTGCTTCATCGACATCCAGGCCGGCGCCGGTGGCACCGAGGCCTGCGATTGGGCCAGCATGCTGCTGCGCCAGTACCTCAAGTACTGCGAGCGCAAGGGCTTCAAGACCACGATGGAAGACGAGACGCCGGGCGACATCGCCGGCATCAAGAGCGCAACCATCAAGGTGGAAGGTGACTACGCCTTCGGCCTGCTGCGCACCGAGACCGGCGTGCACCGCCTGGTGCGCAAGAGCCCGTTCGACTCGGCCGGTGGCCGGCACACGAGCTTCGCGTCGCTCTTCGTCTACCCCGAGGTCGACGATTCGATCGAGATCGAGATCAACCCGTCTGACGTGCGCACCGACACCTTCCGCGCGAGCGGCGCCGGCGGCCAGCACATCAACAAGACCGACTCGGCGGTGCGCCTCACGCACATCCCGACCGGCATCGTGGTGCAGTGCCAGGACGGCCGCAGCCAGCACAGCAACCGCGACGTGGCGTGGAAGCGCCTGCGCTCGCGCCTGTACGACCACGAGATGCGCAAGCGCATGGAAGAGCAGCAGAAGCTCGAAGACGGCAAGACCGACGTGGGTTGGGGCCACCAGATCCGCTCGTATGTGCTCGACCAGAGCCGCATCAAGGACCTGCGCACCAACGTCGAGATCTCCAACACCCAGAAGGTGCTGGATGGCGACCTCGACGCCTTCATCGAAGCGAGCCTGAAACAGGGCGTTTGA
- the pepN gene encoding aminopeptidase N yields the protein MREGTAPLIRREDYAPPAYWIRTVDLTFDLDPVKTLVINRMQVERNTALPPQPLRLHGEDITLTRVLVNNESVSFRHEDGMLVIDSLPDTPFTLEIRNTCCPEKNTQLSGLYTSGGGFFTQCEAEGFRRITYFLDRPDVMAVYTVTLRAAKKQYPVLLSNGNLVEQGEMMAGVYGPRHYAKWHDPFPKPSYLFALVAADLVTREQLIRTRSGKEHLLQVHVRRGDLEKTEHAMNSLIASVVWDEARFGLPLDLERFMIVAVGDFNMGAMENKGLNIFNTKYVLANPATATDADYAGIESVVGHEYFHNWTGNRITCRDWFQLSLKEGLTVFRDQEFSMDMAGTPTARAVKRIEDVRTLRQVQFPEDAGSMAHPVRPDSYVEINNFYTATVYEKGSEVVRMMQTLVGREGFAKGITKYFERHDGQAVTCDDFAQAIADANPDSPLATLLPQFKRWYSQAGTPRVTARGRYDAPTRTYTLGIEQTALPSPGQPVKQAYVIPLAMGLVGRDGTALPLQLEGEVSPVGTERVLVLNEARSFFTFVNVDQEPVPSLLRGFSAPVVLNDHLADADLLTLLQHDTDAFNRWEAGQRLALNRLLAGVNSTGPAQLDEAFIEAMRSVLRHPELDAAFKDLTLTLPSEGYVAEQLTTVDPQRIHAVRESMLLQLAQALRADWEWAYDAHQVKGGYSPDPVSSGRRALANLALAMLCRDAVARHDAVWPGRAYERFKDAGNMTDRLGALVALVHAHSELAELALQRFHTMFKDEALVIDKWFALQATAPEKDGRVFERAKILLKHPDFSLKNPNRARSLIAALCMNNPAAFHRADAAGYVFWAERILELDSINPQLAARLARVMDRWTQLAEPYRSAAAEALRRVAAKPDLSSDVAEIVNRALQQDTTQETPTP from the coding sequence ATGCGTGAAGGCACCGCCCCCCTGATCCGCCGAGAAGACTACGCACCGCCGGCATACTGGATCCGCACGGTCGACCTGACCTTCGACCTCGACCCGGTGAAGACGCTCGTCATCAACCGCATGCAGGTCGAGCGCAACACGGCCCTGCCGCCGCAGCCGTTGCGCCTGCATGGCGAAGACATCACGCTCACGCGGGTGCTCGTCAACAACGAGTCGGTGTCTTTCCGCCATGAAGACGGCATGCTGGTGATCGACTCGCTGCCCGACACGCCGTTCACGCTGGAGATCCGCAACACCTGCTGCCCGGAGAAGAACACGCAGCTGTCGGGCCTCTACACCTCGGGCGGCGGTTTCTTCACGCAGTGCGAGGCCGAAGGCTTCCGCCGCATCACCTACTTCCTCGACCGGCCCGACGTGATGGCGGTCTACACGGTGACGCTGCGCGCCGCGAAGAAGCAGTACCCGGTGCTGCTGTCGAACGGCAACCTCGTCGAGCAAGGCGAGATGATGGCCGGCGTGTACGGCCCGCGGCACTACGCGAAGTGGCACGACCCGTTCCCGAAGCCGAGCTATCTCTTTGCGCTGGTGGCCGCCGACCTCGTCACGCGTGAGCAGCTGATCCGCACGCGCTCGGGCAAGGAGCACCTGCTGCAGGTGCACGTGCGCCGCGGCGACCTCGAGAAGACCGAGCACGCGATGAACTCGCTGATCGCGTCGGTGGTGTGGGACGAAGCCCGCTTCGGCCTGCCGCTGGATCTCGAGCGCTTCATGATCGTCGCCGTGGGCGACTTCAACATGGGCGCGATGGAGAACAAGGGCCTGAACATCTTCAACACGAAGTACGTTCTGGCCAACCCGGCGACCGCCACCGACGCCGACTACGCCGGCATCGAGAGCGTGGTCGGCCACGAGTACTTCCACAACTGGACGGGCAACCGCATCACCTGCCGAGACTGGTTCCAGCTGAGCCTGAAGGAAGGCCTCACGGTCTTCCGCGACCAGGAGTTCAGCATGGACATGGCCGGCACGCCCACCGCTCGTGCCGTGAAGCGCATCGAAGACGTGCGCACGCTGCGCCAGGTGCAGTTCCCCGAAGACGCCGGCAGCATGGCCCACCCGGTGCGGCCCGACAGCTACGTCGAGATCAACAATTTCTACACCGCCACCGTCTACGAGAAGGGCTCGGAGGTGGTGCGCATGATGCAGACCCTGGTGGGCCGGGAAGGGTTCGCCAAGGGCATCACGAAATACTTCGAGCGCCATGACGGCCAGGCCGTGACCTGCGACGACTTCGCCCAGGCCATCGCCGATGCCAACCCGGACAGCCCGCTCGCCACGCTGCTGCCGCAGTTCAAGCGCTGGTACAGCCAGGCAGGCACGCCGCGGGTCACCGCACGGGGCCGCTACGACGCGCCGACCCGCACCTACACGCTCGGCATCGAGCAGACCGCCCTGCCCTCGCCGGGCCAGCCGGTGAAGCAGGCCTACGTGATCCCGCTCGCCATGGGCCTGGTGGGCCGCGATGGCACCGCCCTGCCGCTGCAACTGGAAGGCGAAGTCTCGCCCGTCGGCACCGAGCGCGTGCTGGTGCTCAATGAAGCGCGCAGCTTCTTCACCTTCGTCAACGTCGACCAGGAGCCGGTGCCTTCGCTGCTGCGCGGCTTCTCGGCGCCGGTGGTGCTCAACGACCATCTGGCCGACGCCGACCTGCTGACCCTGCTGCAACACGACACCGACGCCTTCAACCGCTGGGAAGCCGGCCAGCGCTTGGCGCTCAACCGCCTGCTCGCGGGCGTGAACAGCACGGGCCCGGCCCAGCTCGACGAGGCGTTCATCGAGGCCATGCGCTCGGTGCTGCGCCACCCCGAGCTGGACGCGGCGTTCAAGGACCTCACACTCACGCTGCCGAGCGAAGGCTACGTGGCCGAGCAGCTGACGACCGTCGACCCGCAGCGCATCCACGCCGTGCGCGAAAGCATGCTGTTGCAGCTGGCACAGGCCCTGCGCGCCGATTGGGAATGGGCGTATGACGCGCACCAGGTCAAGGGCGGCTACTCGCCCGACCCGGTCTCCTCGGGCCGCCGCGCGCTTGCCAACCTGGCGCTCGCGATGTTGTGCCGCGACGCCGTCGCCCGCCACGACGCGGTCTGGCCTGGCCGCGCCTATGAGCGCTTCAAGGACGCCGGCAACATGACCGACCGGCTGGGCGCCCTCGTGGCCCTGGTGCATGCGCATTCCGAGCTGGCCGAATTGGCGCTGCAGCGCTTCCACACCATGTTCAAGGACGAGGCCCTCGTCATCGACAAGTGGTTCGCACTGCAAGCCACCGCGCCCGAGAAGGACGGTCGTGTGTTCGAGCGCGCCAAGATCCTGCTCAAGCACCCCGATTTCTCGCTCAAGAATCCGAATCGCGCCCGCAGCCTGATCGCCGCGCTGTGCATGAACAACCCCGCGGCTTTCCACCGCGCCGATGCGGCGGGCTATGTGTTCTGGGCCGAGCGCATCCTGGAACTCGACAGCATCAACCCGCAACTCGCCGCGCGGCTGGCCCGAGTGATGGACCGCTGGACGCAGCTGGCCGAGCCCTACCGCTCGGCCGCCGCCGAAGCGCTGCGCCGCGTGGCCGCCAAACCGGATCTGTCGAGCGACGTCGCCGAGATCGTCAATCGCGCCCTGCAACAAGACACGACACAGGAAACCCCGACACCATGA
- a CDS encoding class 1 fructose-bisphosphatase, with protein sequence MSQKRVSLTQYLVEQQRQHGHIPGELRLLLEVVARACKRISISVNKGALGDVLGSATSENVQGEVQKKLDIIANEVLIEANEWGGALAAMASEEMEGIYVVPNRYPQGEYLLLFDPLDGSSNIDVNVSIGTIFSVLKKPGDHEGVSEKDFLQAGKQQVAAGYCVYGPQTTLVLTVGDGVAMFTLDREQGSWVLTAEDVKIPEDTKEFAINMSNMRHWAPPMKRYIDECLAGKTGPRGKDFNMRWIASMVADVHRILTRGGVFMYPWDQREPEKPGKLRLMYEANPMGFLVEQAGGAATNCKQRILDIEPGKLHERVSVVLGSKNEVERITTYHNEGASA encoded by the coding sequence ATGAGCCAGAAGCGAGTCAGCCTCACGCAATACCTCGTCGAGCAGCAGCGCCAGCACGGCCACATCCCCGGTGAGCTGCGCCTGCTGCTCGAGGTCGTGGCCCGCGCCTGCAAGCGCATCAGCATCAGCGTCAACAAGGGCGCGCTCGGCGACGTGCTCGGCTCGGCCACGAGCGAGAACGTGCAGGGCGAGGTGCAGAAAAAGCTCGACATCATCGCCAACGAGGTGCTGATCGAGGCCAACGAATGGGGCGGCGCGCTCGCCGCGATGGCCAGCGAAGAGATGGAAGGCATCTACGTGGTGCCCAACCGCTACCCGCAAGGCGAATACCTGCTGCTGTTCGATCCGCTCGATGGCTCGTCGAACATCGACGTCAACGTGAGCATCGGCACCATCTTCTCGGTGCTCAAGAAGCCCGGCGACCATGAAGGCGTGAGCGAGAAGGACTTCCTGCAGGCCGGCAAGCAGCAGGTCGCCGCCGGCTACTGCGTCTACGGGCCGCAGACCACGCTCGTGCTCACCGTGGGCGATGGCGTGGCGATGTTCACGCTCGACCGCGAGCAAGGCTCGTGGGTGCTGACCGCCGAAGACGTGAAGATCCCGGAAGACACCAAGGAATTCGCGATCAACATGAGCAACATGCGCCACTGGGCGCCGCCCATGAAGCGCTACATCGACGAATGCCTGGCCGGCAAGACGGGCCCGCGCGGCAAGGACTTCAACATGCGCTGGATCGCCAGCATGGTGGCCGACGTGCACCGCATCCTGACCCGCGGCGGCGTCTTCATGTACCCGTGGGACCAGCGCGAGCCCGAGAAGCCCGGCAAGCTGCGCCTGATGTACGAGGCGAACCCGATGGGCTTCCTCGTCGAGCAGGCGGGCGGTGCGGCCACGAACTGCAAGCAGCGCATCCTCGACATCGAGCCGGGCAAGCTGCACGAGCGCGTGAGCGTGGTGCTGGGCTCGAAGAACGAGGTCGAGCGCATCACGACGTATCACAACGAAGGCGCGAGCGCCTGA
- a CDS encoding histidine phosphatase family protein, with translation MGTVYLVRHGQASFGADNYDQLSELGMRQCVRLGEYFRHKGVRFDAALVGTLERQKQSLACIAEGLQTKIEPLSWPGLNEYDSKAVVQAIHPEPLERPTTPELVREHFRLLREGLAAWIEGKTKPEGMMSHADFVTGITSALDHVRATHYGKNVLVVSSGGPISTIVAHTLGAPLNSMIEINLRIRNSSVSELTFTPKRHSLVTYNTLPHLDSAEHQSWVTYA, from the coding sequence ATGGGCACCGTCTACCTCGTTCGCCACGGCCAGGCCTCGTTCGGCGCCGACAACTACGACCAGCTGAGCGAGCTCGGCATGCGCCAGTGCGTGCGGCTGGGAGAGTACTTCCGGCACAAGGGCGTTCGCTTCGATGCGGCGCTGGTGGGAACGCTGGAGCGCCAGAAGCAGTCGCTGGCCTGCATTGCCGAAGGCCTGCAGACAAAGATCGAGCCGCTCTCATGGCCCGGTCTCAACGAATACGACAGCAAGGCGGTGGTGCAGGCCATCCACCCCGAGCCACTGGAACGACCGACCACCCCTGAACTGGTGCGCGAGCACTTCCGCCTGCTGCGCGAAGGCCTGGCGGCGTGGATCGAGGGCAAGACGAAGCCCGAAGGCATGATGAGCCACGCCGATTTCGTCACCGGCATCACCAGTGCGCTCGACCACGTGCGGGCCACGCACTATGGGAAGAACGTGCTCGTGGTCTCGAGCGGCGGCCCGATCTCGACCATCGTCGCCCACACGCTGGGCGCGCCGCTGAATTCGATGATCGAGATCAACCTGCGCATCCGCAACAGCTCGGTCAGCGAACTCACGTTCACGCCGAAGCGGCATTCGCTGGTGACCTACAACACGCTGCCGCACCTCGACAGCGCCGAGCACCAGAGCTGGGTCACCTACGCCTGA
- a CDS encoding DUF4212 domain-containing protein gives MEPSDKHHAYWRANLRVTGLLVFVWFFVTFVIGWFARDLDFNFFGWPFSFWVAAQGALVVYVLIIGFYAWYMGRLDRRHGVADDE, from the coding sequence ATGGAGCCGAGCGACAAACATCACGCCTATTGGAGAGCCAACCTGCGGGTCACCGGCCTGCTGGTGTTCGTGTGGTTCTTCGTGACCTTCGTGATCGGCTGGTTTGCGCGCGACCTCGACTTCAATTTCTTCGGCTGGCCCTTCAGCTTCTGGGTGGCGGCGCAAGGCGCGCTCGTCGTCTATGTGCTGATCATCGGCTTCTACGCCTGGTACATGGGCCGGCTCGACCGCCGGCATGGCGTGGCCGACGACGAGTGA
- a CDS encoding VanZ family protein yields MSSLAPHRLHLLARVIQANRVWQLLLALLVAVVCYLAFTPTPPPLAGAWWDKANHSLAFLVLTFAACLAFPRPWRGVWLVILGLLAFGAAIEVVQAFVPGRSCEWEDLLADSVGIAAGVLVTLPLRSAVTSRR; encoded by the coding sequence ATGAGTTCTCTCGCTCCCCACCGCCTCCACCTCTTGGCCCGCGTCATCCAGGCGAACCGGGTCTGGCAGTTGCTGCTTGCGCTGCTGGTCGCCGTGGTGTGCTATCTCGCGTTCACCCCGACCCCGCCGCCACTGGCCGGCGCGTGGTGGGACAAGGCAAATCACTCGCTGGCGTTCCTCGTGCTGACCTTCGCCGCATGCCTGGCGTTCCCGCGGCCCTGGCGCGGCGTGTGGCTCGTCATTCTGGGACTGCTCGCGTTTGGCGCAGCCATCGAGGTGGTGCAGGCCTTCGTGCCGGGGCGCAGCTGCGAGTGGGAAGATCTTCTGGCCGACAGCGTCGGCATCGCGGCGGGCGTGCTGGTGACGCTGCCGCTGCGCAGCGCCGTGACCTCACGGCGCTGA
- a CDS encoding GGDEF domain-containing protein — MKNPQTTYAAPPLDELLRQAEAAAGRDEHARGIELALRAEALAREAHDKASLTRALRLLVMFNSREGLAEQAIAAGQAVLPMLREAGDDAARADVLCDMAMAFLDLGLNQEALDHVSESVEAARACGDARLLCLAYNRIGLAKGHLGRFEEAERFLAESLAMAREMGSEEETYRALTNLGVVASDAFDACESRSDVAGAREAIDRAKRHGEEALILARSSGNAYREALTLSNLGRYLGVSGQDKAAFVLLDRARALALEHGHRSLGLACEGNRAELLVRLGRHDDAITILNEALGGAQELYANSMVQDMHRHLYLAHKARGDFAEALAHHERYHALTREQLEQRNDAQSRLMMNRLELDQARFGAERSRMEAELQRVRAEQMAAEAERLQAQARELRRYVLADPLTGLGNRRQVERELPRLLQHSARTGEPIAAAVLDLDHFKRVNDEHGHAVGDAVLTATADLFRARVRGGDLIARMGGEEFLIVFAHASPAWAREACERLRQAVQDHDWAAVSPGLAVTVSIGLCVRGAPVEPAQLIEQADAALYDAKKAGRNRVVVADSYDPGAPQQRLL, encoded by the coding sequence ATGAAGAACCCGCAGACGACTTACGCCGCACCGCCGCTCGATGAGCTGCTGCGCCAGGCCGAAGCCGCGGCCGGGCGCGACGAGCATGCCCGCGGCATCGAGCTGGCGCTGCGCGCCGAGGCGCTGGCGCGTGAGGCGCACGACAAGGCCAGCCTCACGCGGGCGCTGCGCCTGCTGGTGATGTTCAACAGCCGCGAGGGCCTGGCCGAGCAGGCCATCGCCGCCGGCCAGGCGGTGCTGCCCATGCTGCGCGAGGCTGGCGACGACGCCGCGCGGGCCGACGTGCTGTGCGACATGGCGATGGCCTTCCTCGACCTCGGCCTCAACCAGGAAGCGCTCGACCATGTGAGCGAAAGCGTGGAGGCGGCGCGTGCCTGCGGCGACGCCCGGCTGCTGTGCCTCGCCTACAACCGCATCGGCCTGGCCAAGGGGCACCTGGGCCGCTTCGAGGAGGCGGAGCGCTTTCTGGCCGAGTCGCTCGCGATGGCGCGCGAGATGGGCAGCGAGGAAGAAACCTACCGCGCGCTCACCAACCTCGGCGTGGTGGCCTCCGATGCGTTCGACGCCTGCGAGTCGCGCTCGGACGTGGCCGGTGCTCGAGAGGCCATCGACCGGGCCAAGCGCCACGGCGAAGAGGCGCTGATCCTTGCGCGGAGCTCGGGCAACGCCTATCGCGAGGCGCTCACGCTGTCGAACCTCGGCCGCTACCTCGGGGTGAGCGGCCAGGACAAGGCGGCCTTCGTGCTGCTCGACCGCGCCCGCGCGCTCGCGCTGGAACACGGCCACCGCTCGCTGGGCCTGGCCTGCGAGGGCAACCGCGCCGAGCTGCTGGTGCGCCTGGGGCGGCACGACGACGCCATCACCATCCTCAACGAAGCGCTGGGCGGCGCGCAGGAGCTGTACGCCAACTCGATGGTGCAGGACATGCACCGCCACCTCTACCTCGCGCACAAGGCGCGGGGCGATTTCGCCGAAGCGCTGGCGCACCATGAGCGCTACCACGCGCTCACCCGCGAGCAGCTCGAGCAGCGCAATGACGCGCAGTCGCGCCTGATGATGAACCGCCTCGAGCTCGACCAGGCGCGCTTCGGCGCCGAGCGCTCGCGCATGGAGGCCGAGCTGCAGCGCGTGCGCGCCGAGCAGATGGCGGCCGAAGCCGAGCGCTTGCAGGCGCAGGCCCGCGAGCTGCGCCGCTACGTGCTGGCCGACCCGCTCACCGGCCTGGGCAACCGGCGCCAGGTCGAGCGCGAGCTGCCCCGCCTCTTGCAGCACAGCGCCCGCACCGGCGAGCCCATCGCCGCGGCAGTGCTCGACCTCGACCACTTCAAGCGCGTGAATGACGAGCACGGCCACGCCGTGGGCGACGCGGTGCTCACCGCCACGGCCGATCTGTTCCGGGCCCGGGTGCGCGGTGGCGACCTCATCGCCCGCATGGGCGGCGAGGAGTTCCTCATCGTCTTCGCCCATGCCTCCCCCGCGTGGGCGCGCGAGGCCTGCGAGCGGCTGCGCCAGGCGGTGCAGGACCACGACTGGGCCGCGGTGTCGCCTGGGCTTGCGGTCACCGTCAGCATCGGCCTGTGCGTGCGCGGGGCGCCGGTCGAGCCGGCCCAGCTCATCGAGCAGGCCGATGCGGCCCTGTACGACGCCAAGAAAGCCGGCCGCAACCGGGTCGTGGTGGCCGACTCCTACGACCCTGGCGCACCGCAGCAGCGGCTTCTTTGA
- a CDS encoding HlyC/CorC family transporter: MDIALLVFLILLNGLFAMSEMALTASRRARLQVMVETGDKGAQVAMDLHENPTKFLSTVQIGITSIGVLNGIVGEGAFSEPLGRWLTESFHVSPRAAGLSATALVVVIITFLTIIFGELVPKRLGQMYPEAVARLVAYPMEWLSLIARPFVKVLSWCTEATLRLLGIRGGPTRSVTEEEIAAQLEEGLDAGVIEAQEHQMVRNVFRLDDRTVGSMMIPRTDIAWLDATASADEVRRAIETQEHSRYPVCRGGLTDVLGVVSAQTLLQQQLLGQPLTLTDKLQPPVFVPETLTGMELLEQFRVSSAQLVFVVDEYGEVQGVITVRDVLEAITGEFTTPAADDAWAVKRHDGSWLFDGLIPVPELKDRLDLKELPEEDRGRYNTLAGMVMLLLGRLPQTADAVEWEGWRFEVVDLDGKRVDKVLATALQASDVSA; encoded by the coding sequence ATGGACATCGCGCTACTCGTCTTCCTGATCCTGCTCAACGGATTGTTTGCCATGTCGGAAATGGCGCTCACGGCCAGCCGGCGGGCGCGGCTCCAGGTGATGGTGGAGACCGGCGACAAGGGCGCCCAGGTCGCGATGGACCTGCACGAGAACCCGACGAAGTTCCTGTCGACGGTGCAGATCGGCATCACCTCCATCGGGGTGCTGAACGGCATCGTGGGCGAGGGAGCGTTCTCCGAGCCGCTGGGCCGCTGGCTGACCGAAAGCTTCCATGTGAGCCCGCGTGCGGCAGGCCTGTCGGCCACGGCGCTGGTGGTGGTGATCATCACCTTCCTCACCATCATCTTCGGCGAGCTCGTGCCCAAGCGTCTGGGGCAGATGTACCCCGAGGCGGTGGCGCGGCTGGTGGCCTACCCGATGGAGTGGCTCTCGCTGATCGCGCGGCCTTTCGTGAAGGTGCTCTCGTGGTGCACCGAGGCCACGTTGCGCCTCCTGGGCATCCGGGGTGGGCCGACGCGCTCCGTCACCGAAGAAGAAATCGCCGCCCAGCTCGAAGAAGGCCTGGACGCCGGCGTGATCGAAGCCCAGGAGCACCAGATGGTGCGCAATGTGTTCCGCCTCGACGACCGCACCGTCGGCTCGATGATGATCCCGCGCACCGACATCGCCTGGCTCGACGCCACCGCCTCGGCCGACGAGGTGCGCCGCGCCATCGAGACGCAGGAGCATTCGCGCTACCCGGTGTGCCGCGGCGGCCTGACCGACGTGCTGGGCGTGGTGTCGGCGCAGACGCTTCTCCAGCAGCAGCTGCTGGGCCAGCCGCTCACGCTGACCGACAAGCTGCAGCCGCCCGTCTTCGTGCCCGAGACGCTGACCGGCATGGAGCTCCTGGAGCAGTTCCGCGTGTCGAGCGCGCAGCTCGTCTTCGTGGTCGACGAATACGGCGAGGTGCAGGGTGTGATCACCGTGCGTGATGTGCTGGAGGCGATCACCGGCGAGTTCACCACCCCCGCGGCCGACGACGCCTGGGCGGTGAAGCGTCACGACGGCAGTTGGCTCTTCGATGGCCTCATCCCCGTGCCTGAGCTGAAAGACCGGCTCGACCTGAAGGAGCTGCCGGAAGAAGACCGCGGCCGCTACAACACCCTGGCCGGCATGGTGATGCTGCTGCTGGGTCGCCTGCCGCAGACCGCCGATGCGGTGGAATGGGAAGGCTGGCGCTTTGAGGTGGTCGACCTCGACGGCAAGCGCGTCGACAAGGTGCTGGCCACCGCGTTGCAGGCCAGCGACGTCTCGGCTTGA